CCGGGCCGCGGCCCGACTCTCTGCCGCCCGGCTCGAGCGACCGAGGGGTCGGACGGCTCGAGGACTGAGATCACCTAACTAATTTGGGAACAACGGTATTGCTACGACCGTCGTACGTCCCTCCCACGGCAGGGAGACCCAACACTGAACCATGGAGTTCCGCCCTGCCGTCGTACCCCCCTTCCTCCCGTCTCGACCGTGACGAGTACGGATCCCGTCCGCTGGACAGCGCCGCTCGAGGAGCGCCGCGGGTGGCAACCCGTACCGCGACCACCCAGAGGTAAGTAGACCCCAGCCCGAGTTGGGGCCATGCAAGTCGATTCCGACGACCTGGGGGAACGGGTGTGCGATGGAGACGACTCGAGTCGACGCTGCCAACCCATACGGGGGAGTGATCGCTCATGAGCGGCGACGGCGAGCCGGAGCTGGCCGTCGGCGCGGACGCGTTCACCGAACGGGGTGCGGGCCTCGAGGTGGCGGTCGTCGGTGCGGGAGCCGTCGGCGCGACAGCGGCCTACGATCTCGCGAGCGAGGGCGCGGACGTGACCCTCTACGATCGCGACTCCGTGGCGAGCGACGCGACCGGTCGTGCGGCCGGCATCTGCTACGACGCCTTCGCCGACGGCCTCGACGCCGAAATCGCGGGCGACGCGATCGAACGGTTTCGCGCGCTTTCGGGCGACGATACGTTCCCGTTCGTCGAGTGTCCCTACGTCTGGCTCGCCCGCGAGGGCGACGCGGCTCGGGCCGACGCCATCCGCGAACAAGTGCGTCGCATGCAGGACAACGACATCGTCGCCTTCGAACTGGACCGTGACGCGCTCGCGGATCGCTTCCCCGCGTTACGGACCGACGACGTCGCGGTCGCGGGAATCGCCGGCGCCGCCGGCTACACCGACCCCGCAGCGTACACGGCCTGTCTCGCCGCAGCAGCCACCGGCGCCGGCGCGACCCTCGAGACCGACACGCCGGTTGCCGTCGAAACCGATCCGGCACGGGTCGTGCGTCCGGACGGCGAGAGCCACGAGGTCGATGCGG
This portion of the Natrinema salinisoli genome encodes:
- a CDS encoding NAD(P)/FAD-dependent oxidoreductase, whose amino-acid sequence is MSGDGEPELAVGADAFTERGAGLEVAVVGAGAVGATAAYDLASEGADVTLYDRDSVASDATGRAAGICYDAFADGLDAEIAGDAIERFRALSGDDTFPFVECPYVWLAREGDAARADAIREQVRRMQDNDIVAFELDRDALADRFPALRTDDVAVAGIAGAAGYTDPAAYTACLAAAATGAGATLETDTPVAVETDPARVVRPDGESHEVDAVLVAAGARTKALLADAGISLAVKPYRVQALVAGGDLAEPMCYDATGDFYLRPHGDGFLAGNGTEEREADPDAYDRDADPDFADDLLERVAHRVPAVENGTLERAWAGLCTATPDRNPLVGQVDTGLYVATGFQGHGFMRAPAIGQRVAEEILGGSGIDAFDPLRFDGDESFDVVEGMALDRT